The Gammaproteobacteria bacterium DNA segment TTCCAACAAACTGAGATTTAGTAGTTAAAGTTTGTATCCTTTTTTATGTGCCGATATAGCTCAGTTGGTAGAGCAACTGATTCGTAATCAGTAGGTCAGAGGTTCAATTCCCCTTATCGGCACCATTTTTATGACCTTTCTTTGTTATTTATTAAATAGAAAGATATTAAAAAAAACTTATTATTATTACTATTAGAGCCCTATAAATCTGTTGATAAGTTAAAAATAGTTTTTACTATTAAACAGTTAGTTTATATATATCTCTCATGATAAGTTAGTTTTAAAGGTTGTATTAGCTCTGAATAAAATGTGGATAACTTAGAGTTTTAATAATCCCTTTTTTTATCCACATGTTATCTACACAAATAAACAGAATTTATACATGCTGTTATTCTTTGCATGTATAATCTCTCTCAATTTCGACCAGCGTTTGTATGTTATGTTTCATATTGTTCTATTTGAGCCAGAAATTCCTCCAAATACGGGTAACATTATTCGCCTTTGTGCCAATACTGGAGCAAGGTTGCATCTGATTCAGCCACTGGGGTTTGAACTGAACGATAAAAAATTACGTCGTGCAGGTCTGGATTATAGTGAATTTGCATCAGTGAGTGTTTATTCGGGTTTAGATGCATATATTGAAGCCGCTCAGCCAGAGCGAATTATTGCCTGCTCGACGAAAGGTAAAAAAAATCATACGGAAATCGAGTTTAAAACAGGAGATTCATTGCTTTTTGGCCCTGAAACCAGAGGTTTGCCTGACTCAGTATTAGAAACGATTCCTGAAGGTCAATGTATTCGAATTCCAATGGTGGAAAATAGTCGTAGTTTAAATTTGTCTAATGCGGTTTCGATTATTCTTTATGAAGCTTGGCGGCAGAGTGGGTTTATTGGAATAGGAAATATTAAATGAAAGGTATTATATTAGCAGGAGGCACAGGATCCCGTCTTTACCCGCTGACTCTATCAGTCAGTAAGCAACTGATGCCGGTGTATGACAAGCCGATGATTTACTATCCGCTATCAACATTAATGCTGGCGGACATACGGGAAATATTAATAATAACGACTCCTAGAGACCAAGTTTCCTTTGAAGCCTTGCTCGGAGATGGTAGTCAATGGGGGCTTTCTATTGAATATGCCGTCCAATCAAGCCCCGATGGATTGGCGCAAGCGTTTATTATCGGTGAAAAGTTCATAGGAAATGATTCCGTCAGCCTTGTATTGGGTGATAACATCTTCTTTGGTCATGGCTTTCCTAAACTACTTCATGCCGCCACCCAAAAAGAAAAAGGAGCCACCGTCTTTGGCTACTACGTCAAAGACCCTGAACGCTACGGTGTTGTCAGTTTTGACGAGCAAGGCAAAGCGATTAATCTGGAAGAAAAACCAGTCAATCCACAATCGAACTATGCCGTCACGGGACTCTATTTTTACGATAATAATGTCATCGATATCGCAAAAAACATAAAGCCTTCTCCAAGAGGGGAGCTTGAAATTACCGATGTAAACAAAGTCTATCTTGAACGCGGCGAACTTAATGTAGAAGTGATGGGGCGAGGTTATGCATGGCTTGATACAGGCACTCATGAATCTCTGTTAGCAGCATCGAATTACATTCAAATCATAGAGGAGCGCCAAGGATTAAAAATTTCCTGCCCAGAAGAGATCGCCTATCGTCTGGGTTATATTGATGCAAAGCAACTATCCAAGCTTGCACAGCCACTCTCAAAAAATGACTACGGACAATATCTAAAAGAAGTGCTCAAATATAAGGGCAAAACATGAATATTATAAAAACCAAACTGTCAGGCGTACTCATTATTGAGCCTAAAGTTTTCGGAGATAACCGAGGTTTTTTTCTCGAAACCTATAGAGCAGAAGCGTTTCAAAAATCGGGTATTACAAAGTCCTTTATACAAGATAACCATTCGCGATCACAAAAAGGTGTCTTACGTGGTTTACACTACCAACTCACGCAACCTCAGGGAAAACTGGTGCGTGTCAGTCGTGGAAAAGTATTCGATGTTGCTGTCGATATTCGACAAGGTTCGCCGACTTTTGGCCAATGGGAAAGCATTATACTAGACGATGAAACACACCGTATGTTTTACGTGCCCCCCGGGTTTGCCCATGGCTTTTGCGTGCTTTCCGATGAAGCCGACTTCATCTATAAATGCACCGACTATTACCATCCACAGTCAGAGCAAGGCATCGCTTGGAATGATGCCGATATCGGCATCGAATGGCCACAAATGGATTACACCCTGTCCGAAAAAGATAACCATAATCCAAAACTGAATGAGCAGAGCAAAGACAAGCTGCCCGTTTTTGGAGAGTAAAAAGATGCGTATATTAATTACAGGTTGTAATGGCCAGGTCGGAACAGAGCTGGTCAAACAAGGTCAAGCACTCAATCATGAGATAGTTGCCTTTGACCAAGACCGACTGGACATCACCCAGGCGGACAGTGTTCAAAAAATAGTCAACGAACACCAGCCCGACATAATCGTCAATGCAGCTGCCTATACTGCCGTAGATAAAGCTGAGCAAGAAATAGAAGTTGCGTACGCAGTAAACAAAGAAGGCGCAACCAACTTGGCAGTGATCAGTCAAGCACTCAATATACCTTTATTTCACATCTCCACCGATTACATCTTTGATGGCAAAAAACAACAAGCCTACAAAGAAGACGATCCAGCCAGCCCGACCGGAGTTTACGGGCAAAGCAAATGGCAAGGAGAACAAGCCATAAGAGAAATACTCAAAAAATATATTATTTTAAGAGTGAGCTGGGTGTTTGCAACAGAAGGCAACAACTTCGTCAAAACCATGTTCAGACTTGCCATTGAGCGAGATGAAATCAGTGTCGTCGCTGATCAGCACGGCGGCCCCACCTGCGCTGCGGATATCGCAAGCACACTATTAAAGCTCGCAGAGCAAGCGCTATCAGAAAAAGATCAAACATCATTTCCTTGGGGAACCTATCACTACAGCGGTACACCAACAACAACCTGGCACGGTTTTGCAGAAAAAATACTCACACAAGGCAAAAAAATGGGTTTAATAAAAATAATACCCAAGCTCAACGCCATCACCACCGCAGACTATCCAACCCCTGCGGTACGACCCGAAAACTCAAAACTAGATTGCAGTAAGATCAAGAAAATATTTGATATAGAGCAACCCGACTGGCAAGCCGCTTTAAATAACACACTAAAAGAGTGGAAAAAATTATGAGCCACCAAGCCAGACGACTGTTCGTGACGGGTGCTGCCGGATTTATCGGCTCAAACTTCGTACACTACTGGTTAAAACAAAATTCCGAGAGCACAGTGGTTGCCCTTGATGCCCTTACCTATGCGGGAAATCGAGCAAACCTAGACTCAGTTGAAGGCCAAAAAAACTTCAGTTTCGTTCATGCCGATATCCTCGAAACCGATCGCATCGAACAACTGCTGCGAGAAGAGAAAATCGATACCCTCGTACACTTTGCAGCAGAATCACACGTAGATCGCTCCATCCACGGCCCTGATGCCTTTCTGAAAACAAACATTGAAGGTACACACTCACTGCTAAAAGCAGCCAAAAAAGTCTGGCTTGACGATAAAAAAACAGCGCATCGCTTTCACCACGTCTCCACCGATGAAGTCTACGGCACACTCGAACCCAAAGCCCCAGCCTTTACGGAGCAACACCAATACCAGCCTAACTCACCCTATGCGGCGAGCAAGGCAGCATCGGATCACATTGTGCGCAGTTACCAACATACATACGGCCTCAACACCACAATCAGCAACTGCTCCAATAATTACGGGTCGTATCACTTTCCGGAAAAACTGATCCCATTAACTATAGTTAACTGCCTGGAAGGCAAACCACTGCCGATCTACGGAGATGGCAAACAGATACGTGACTGGCTCTATGTAGAAGACCACTGCCAAGGTATAGAGTTGATACTCAAAAAAGGCAAAATCGGAGAAGTCTATAATATCGGAGGCAACAACGAATGGGCCAATATCGATATAGTTAACCTAGTCTGTGAACTGATGGATGAGCATCATCCTAAAGGAGCGCCCCATAACAAATTAATCAATCACGTCACTGATCGCCTAGGACATGATAGACGCTATGCAATCAATGCCTCAAAGATAATGAATGAATTGGGTTATCAACCAAAAGAGACTTTTGAGACGGGGATTAAAAAAACTATTCAATGGTATCTAAATAACGAAAACTGGTGGCGCGAGGTGATGGATGGAAGTTATAAAAAGTGGCTGGATAGGAATTATTCAAAATAGCATTTATATACGCCTTTAATAAAAGAGATCAAGCGGACTGGCATCCTTGA contains these protein-coding regions:
- the rfbB gene encoding dTDP-glucose 4,6-dehydratase codes for the protein MSHQARRLFVTGAAGFIGSNFVHYWLKQNSESTVVALDALTYAGNRANLDSVEGQKNFSFVHADILETDRIEQLLREEKIDTLVHFAAESHVDRSIHGPDAFLKTNIEGTHSLLKAAKKVWLDDKKTAHRFHHVSTDEVYGTLEPKAPAFTEQHQYQPNSPYAASKAASDHIVRSYQHTYGLNTTISNCSNNYGSYHFPEKLIPLTIVNCLEGKPLPIYGDGKQIRDWLYVEDHCQGIELILKKGKIGEVYNIGGNNEWANIDIVNLVCELMDEHHPKGAPHNKLINHVTDRLGHDRRYAINASKIMNELGYQPKETFETGIKKTIQWYLNNENWWREVMDGSYKKWLDRNYSK
- the rfbD gene encoding dTDP-4-dehydrorhamnose reductase → MRILITGCNGQVGTELVKQGQALNHEIVAFDQDRLDITQADSVQKIVNEHQPDIIVNAAAYTAVDKAEQEIEVAYAVNKEGATNLAVISQALNIPLFHISTDYIFDGKKQQAYKEDDPASPTGVYGQSKWQGEQAIREILKKYIILRVSWVFATEGNNFVKTMFRLAIERDEISVVADQHGGPTCAADIASTLLKLAEQALSEKDQTSFPWGTYHYSGTPTTTWHGFAEKILTQGKKMGLIKIIPKLNAITTADYPTPAVRPENSKLDCSKIKKIFDIEQPDWQAALNNTLKEWKKL
- the rfbC gene encoding dTDP-4-dehydrorhamnose 3,5-epimerase, whose protein sequence is MNIIKTKLSGVLIIEPKVFGDNRGFFLETYRAEAFQKSGITKSFIQDNHSRSQKGVLRGLHYQLTQPQGKLVRVSRGKVFDVAVDIRQGSPTFGQWESIILDDETHRMFYVPPGFAHGFCVLSDEADFIYKCTDYYHPQSEQGIAWNDADIGIEWPQMDYTLSEKDNHNPKLNEQSKDKLPVFGE
- the rfbA gene encoding glucose-1-phosphate thymidylyltransferase RfbA, whose product is MKGIILAGGTGSRLYPLTLSVSKQLMPVYDKPMIYYPLSTLMLADIREILIITTPRDQVSFEALLGDGSQWGLSIEYAVQSSPDGLAQAFIIGEKFIGNDSVSLVLGDNIFFGHGFPKLLHAATQKEKGATVFGYYVKDPERYGVVSFDEQGKAINLEEKPVNPQSNYAVTGLYFYDNNVIDIAKNIKPSPRGELEITDVNKVYLERGELNVEVMGRGYAWLDTGTHESLLAASNYIQIIEERQGLKISCPEEIAYRLGYIDAKQLSKLAQPLSKNDYGQYLKEVLKYKGKT
- the trmL gene encoding tRNA (uridine(34)/cytosine(34)/5-carboxymethylaminomethyluridine(34)-2'-O)-methyltransferase TrmL, whose translation is MFHIVLFEPEIPPNTGNIIRLCANTGARLHLIQPLGFELNDKKLRRAGLDYSEFASVSVYSGLDAYIEAAQPERIIACSTKGKKNHTEIEFKTGDSLLFGPETRGLPDSVLETIPEGQCIRIPMVENSRSLNLSNAVSIILYEAWRQSGFIGIGNIK